One Bufo gargarizans isolate SCDJY-AF-19 chromosome 4, ASM1485885v1, whole genome shotgun sequence DNA window includes the following coding sequences:
- the LOC122935966 gene encoding T-box transcription factor T isoform X1 has product MSLSTTESCGKNLQYRVDHLLSAVENELQAGSEKGDPTERELKVSLEEQDLWLRFKELTNEMIVTKNGRRMFPVLKVSVSGLDPNAMYTFLLDFVSADNHRWKYVNGEWVPGGKPEPQAPSCVYIHPDSPNFGAHWMKDAVSFSKVKLTNKMNGGGQIMLNSLHKYEPRIHIVRVGGSQRMITSHSFPETQFIAVTAYQNEEITALKIKHNPFAKAFLDAKERNDHKELLDEAIDGQQGYSQLGSWLIPGTGSLCSPANPHSQFGTPIALSSPHGCDRYSSLRNHRAAPYPNPYSHRNNSPTTIQDNSSSCLSMLQSHDNWSSLQMPAHTGMLSMTHPTSTSNASSQYPNLWSVSNSTISPVSQSGGIPNGFGSQYLRGSTAHYSSLSHGVPSPSSGSPLYDHGATTDIVENQYEVTNHSRLSSPWTPVAPTSM; this is encoded by the exons ATGAGTTTAAGTACAACTGAGAGTTGTGGAAAGAACTTACAGTATCGAGTAGATCATCTTCTCAGTGCAGTAGAAAATGAGCTTCAAGCTGGAAGTGAGAAGGGGGACCCTACAGAAAGAGAACTCAAAGTTTCTTTGGAAGAGCAAGACCTTTGGTTACGATTCAAGGAGCTCACCAATGAGATGATTGTCACCAAAAATGGCAG GCGAATGTTTCCTGTGCTAAAAGTGAGTGTTTCTGGACTAGACCCCAATGCTATGTACACATTCCTGCTAGATTTTGTGTCAGCAGACAACCACCGGTGGAAGTATGTAAATGGCGAATGGGTTCCAGGAGGAAAACCGGAGCCGCAAGCTCCAAGCTGCGTCTACATTCACCCAGATTCCCCAAACTTTGGAGCCCATTGGATGAAAGATGCTGTTTCTTTTAGTAAAGTTAAACTCACAAATAAAATGAATGGTGGAGGCCAG aTTATGCTAAACTCATTGCATAAATATGAGCCCAGAATTCACATAGTTAGAGTAGGAGGATCCCAAAGGATGATCACCAGCCACTCCTTTCCAGAAACACAATTCATTGCTGTGACTGCTTACCAGAATGAAGag ATTACTGCTCTCAAAATAAAGCACAATCCCTTTGCCAAGGCTTTTTTGGATGCTAAAGAGAG AAATGACCATAAAGAACTTCTGGATGAAGCCATTGATGGTCAACAAGGTTACTCACAAT TAGGTAGCTGGCTCATTCCTGGTACCGGATCCTTGTGCTCTCCTGCAAATCCTCATTCTCAGTTTGGAACACCAATAGCCCTGTCTTCTCCTCATGGCTGTGATCGATACTCCTCTCTGCGGAATCACCGGGCAGCTCCATATCCAAACCCATACTCTCACAGAAACAATTCTCCAA CAACTATACAAGATAACTCATCTTCCTGTTTGTCTATGCTCCAGTCACATGATAATTGGTCAAGTCTTCAAATGCCTGCTCATACAGGAATGCTCTCTATGACGCACCCCACAAGCACCTCAAATGCTTCCAG TCAGTATCCAAACTTGTGGTCTGTGAGCAACAGTACCATTTCTCCAGTTTCTCAGTCCGGAGGAATCCCTAATGGATTTGGTTCACAGTACTTACGAGGATCTACAGCTCATTACTCATCTCTttcacatggagtaccttcaccATCCTCAGGATCACCGTTATACGATCATGGAGCAACTACAGATATTGTAGAGAATCAATATGAAGTCACAAACCATTCTAGATTATCATCACCATGGACACCTGTCGCACCCACCTCCATGTAA
- the LOC122935966 gene encoding T-box transcription factor T isoform X3, protein MSLSTTESCGKNLQYRVDHLLSAVENELQAGSEKGDPTERELKVSLEEQDLWLRFKELTNEMIVTKNGRRMFPVLKVSVSGLDPNAMYTFLLDFVSADNHRWKYVNGEWVPGGKPEPQAPSCVYIHPDSPNFGAHWMKDAVSFSKVKLTNKMNGGGQIMLNSLHKYEPRIHIVRVGGSQRMITSHSFPETQFIAVTAYQNEEITALKIKHNPFAKAFLDAKERNDHKELLDEAIDGQQGYSQSTIQDNSSSCLSMLQSHDNWSSLQMPAHTGMLSMTHPTSTSNASSQYPNLWSVSNSTISPVSQSGGIPNGFGSQYLRGSTAHYSSLSHGVPSPSSGSPLYDHGATTDIVENQYEVTNHSRLSSPWTPVAPTSM, encoded by the exons ATGAGTTTAAGTACAACTGAGAGTTGTGGAAAGAACTTACAGTATCGAGTAGATCATCTTCTCAGTGCAGTAGAAAATGAGCTTCAAGCTGGAAGTGAGAAGGGGGACCCTACAGAAAGAGAACTCAAAGTTTCTTTGGAAGAGCAAGACCTTTGGTTACGATTCAAGGAGCTCACCAATGAGATGATTGTCACCAAAAATGGCAG GCGAATGTTTCCTGTGCTAAAAGTGAGTGTTTCTGGACTAGACCCCAATGCTATGTACACATTCCTGCTAGATTTTGTGTCAGCAGACAACCACCGGTGGAAGTATGTAAATGGCGAATGGGTTCCAGGAGGAAAACCGGAGCCGCAAGCTCCAAGCTGCGTCTACATTCACCCAGATTCCCCAAACTTTGGAGCCCATTGGATGAAAGATGCTGTTTCTTTTAGTAAAGTTAAACTCACAAATAAAATGAATGGTGGAGGCCAG aTTATGCTAAACTCATTGCATAAATATGAGCCCAGAATTCACATAGTTAGAGTAGGAGGATCCCAAAGGATGATCACCAGCCACTCCTTTCCAGAAACACAATTCATTGCTGTGACTGCTTACCAGAATGAAGag ATTACTGCTCTCAAAATAAAGCACAATCCCTTTGCCAAGGCTTTTTTGGATGCTAAAGAGAG AAATGACCATAAAGAACTTCTGGATGAAGCCATTGATGGTCAACAAGGTTACTCACAAT CAACTATACAAGATAACTCATCTTCCTGTTTGTCTATGCTCCAGTCACATGATAATTGGTCAAGTCTTCAAATGCCTGCTCATACAGGAATGCTCTCTATGACGCACCCCACAAGCACCTCAAATGCTTCCAG TCAGTATCCAAACTTGTGGTCTGTGAGCAACAGTACCATTTCTCCAGTTTCTCAGTCCGGAGGAATCCCTAATGGATTTGGTTCACAGTACTTACGAGGATCTACAGCTCATTACTCATCTCTttcacatggagtaccttcaccATCCTCAGGATCACCGTTATACGATCATGGAGCAACTACAGATATTGTAGAGAATCAATATGAAGTCACAAACCATTCTAGATTATCATCACCATGGACACCTGTCGCACCCACCTCCATGTAA
- the LOC122935966 gene encoding T-box transcription factor T isoform X2 — MSLSTTESCGKNLQYRVDHLLSAVENELQAGSEKGDPTERELKVSLEEQDLWLRFKELTNEMIVTKNGRRMFPVLKVSVSGLDPNAMYTFLLDFVSADNHRWKYVNGEWVPGGKPEPQAPSCVYIHPDSPNFGAHWMKDAVSFSKVKLTNKMNGGGQIMLNSLHKYEPRIHIVRVGGSQRMITSHSFPETQFIAVTAYQNEEITALKIKHNPFAKAFLDAKERNDHKELLDEAIDGQQGYSQCSWLIPGTGSLCSPANPHSQFGTPIALSSPHGCDRYSSLRNHRAAPYPNPYSHRNNSPTTIQDNSSSCLSMLQSHDNWSSLQMPAHTGMLSMTHPTSTSNASSQYPNLWSVSNSTISPVSQSGGIPNGFGSQYLRGSTAHYSSLSHGVPSPSSGSPLYDHGATTDIVENQYEVTNHSRLSSPWTPVAPTSM; from the exons ATGAGTTTAAGTACAACTGAGAGTTGTGGAAAGAACTTACAGTATCGAGTAGATCATCTTCTCAGTGCAGTAGAAAATGAGCTTCAAGCTGGAAGTGAGAAGGGGGACCCTACAGAAAGAGAACTCAAAGTTTCTTTGGAAGAGCAAGACCTTTGGTTACGATTCAAGGAGCTCACCAATGAGATGATTGTCACCAAAAATGGCAG GCGAATGTTTCCTGTGCTAAAAGTGAGTGTTTCTGGACTAGACCCCAATGCTATGTACACATTCCTGCTAGATTTTGTGTCAGCAGACAACCACCGGTGGAAGTATGTAAATGGCGAATGGGTTCCAGGAGGAAAACCGGAGCCGCAAGCTCCAAGCTGCGTCTACATTCACCCAGATTCCCCAAACTTTGGAGCCCATTGGATGAAAGATGCTGTTTCTTTTAGTAAAGTTAAACTCACAAATAAAATGAATGGTGGAGGCCAG aTTATGCTAAACTCATTGCATAAATATGAGCCCAGAATTCACATAGTTAGAGTAGGAGGATCCCAAAGGATGATCACCAGCCACTCCTTTCCAGAAACACAATTCATTGCTGTGACTGCTTACCAGAATGAAGag ATTACTGCTCTCAAAATAAAGCACAATCCCTTTGCCAAGGCTTTTTTGGATGCTAAAGAGAG AAATGACCATAAAGAACTTCTGGATGAAGCCATTGATGGTCAACAAGGTTACTCACAAT GTAGCTGGCTCATTCCTGGTACCGGATCCTTGTGCTCTCCTGCAAATCCTCATTCTCAGTTTGGAACACCAATAGCCCTGTCTTCTCCTCATGGCTGTGATCGATACTCCTCTCTGCGGAATCACCGGGCAGCTCCATATCCAAACCCATACTCTCACAGAAACAATTCTCCAA CAACTATACAAGATAACTCATCTTCCTGTTTGTCTATGCTCCAGTCACATGATAATTGGTCAAGTCTTCAAATGCCTGCTCATACAGGAATGCTCTCTATGACGCACCCCACAAGCACCTCAAATGCTTCCAG TCAGTATCCAAACTTGTGGTCTGTGAGCAACAGTACCATTTCTCCAGTTTCTCAGTCCGGAGGAATCCCTAATGGATTTGGTTCACAGTACTTACGAGGATCTACAGCTCATTACTCATCTCTttcacatggagtaccttcaccATCCTCAGGATCACCGTTATACGATCATGGAGCAACTACAGATATTGTAGAGAATCAATATGAAGTCACAAACCATTCTAGATTATCATCACCATGGACACCTGTCGCACCCACCTCCATGTAA